In Bacillus pumilus, the sequence CATCCAGCATGGGACCATCATCGGAAAGTTAAATGGTGTAATACCACCGATGACGCCAATTGGGTATCGGTACATGCCAGATTCCAGCCCTGTCGCGATATCTGGCAATTGTTTTCCCATCATTAAGGTCGGTGCACCAGCAGCAAATTCCACACATTCAATCCCGCGCTGCACTTCTCCTTTTGCTTCTGTTAAACTTTTTCCGTTTTCAATCGTGACCAGCTCTGCTAGCTCATCCCATTTCTCAACGAGTAACTGTTGGTATTTAAATAAAATACGTGCACGTCTAGGGACAGCTGTTTTAGACCAAGTGGTAAATGCTTTTTGTGCTGCTTGTACCGCACGTTCTACATCTGTTTTCGTTGAAAGTGGAACTTCTGCGATGACTTCGCCAGTAGCCGGGTTATAAACAGCCTCCGTTTGGCTTGTTTCTGCCTCAATCCATTGTCCGCCAATATAATTTTTCAACGTTTGTACATCTGTTTTGGTCATGTTCTCTCTCCTCTTTGTTAAGAATGTCATGCTTTTAGGATGTTTATTTATCGTCATTGTCTCATCTAACGGGAGTTCATCTGTATACACTCTTTGTCAAATCAAACCGCTGTTTTGGTTGACGTTGTGATAAACAGCTTTCTCTAAGCTGTAATGTCAAGTGCTGTCAGCCCTTGATTGCCGCAGATCCCTCCCCACTTGTTTATGTGATATGACACCACAATATCATCAATTAGTGATATATTATTGGTTAACTGTTGGTTAACTTTAAAAAATCATAATATTAAAAACGCTTTCAGTCAATGATCTTTTTGCTACATAAGAAAAACCTGATGCGCTGTGCATCAGGTAAAGGCTGGTTCATTTCAGTTATTTCGTTGATACGGTATATTGATTCGCTTCTGTATAATTTGGCAGCATCTCTCCATGAGCTTCAATTAATTCATCACATAATTTGATGGTGTCATCAATCGAAAGTTCAGCACTTGTATGTGGGTCTAGTAAAGCCGCTTGATAAATGTGCTCTTTTTTGCCGCTGATCGCAGCTTCAATCGTTATGAGCTGTGAGCTGATGTTGGTTCGGTTGAGTCCAGCCAATTGTTCAGGTATCTCTCCGACATAACATGGCATGATGCCGCTTCGATCTGCAACACACGGCACTTCTACACAGGCTTTTTCAGGTAGGTTGTGAATGAGGCCTCCTGTGTTCAGTACATTCCCACCAAATTTAAAGGGAGCGTTGGTTTCGATGGCTTCAATAATACGTGAACCATATTCTTTAGAGCGAGTATGCGTGATTTGTGTATTCCCCACAAGATCATGCTTCATTGTATTCCAATTGTTGATTTGTTCCTCGCAGCGCCTCGGATATTCATCGAGCGGAATGTTAAACTGACCGATCAGTTCTGGATAGCGTGATTTAATGAAATAAGGATGGTATTCGGCATTATGCTCTGAGGATTCTGTGACATAGTAGCCGAATTTATCCATTAGCTCAAAACGAACCATATCATGATGCCGCGATTGCTGCTTTTCTTTTGCTCTTCTTTTGATTTCTGGATACAAGTCTTTTCCGTCCCGTTTCACCTCTAATAACCATGCCATGTGATTAATGCCGGCAATTTTTTCTTCAATGCCTTCATGGTCCATTTCAAGTGAGTCAAACAGATCCTTTGTACACACCTGCACACTATGGCAAAGACCAACCGTTTGGATCGGTGTATAACGGAGCATGGCGCCTGTCAGTGTGGCCATTGGATTTGTGTAATTTAACAATAAGGCATTTGGGCAAACCTCCTCCATATCCTTTGCAAAGTCTAGCATCACAGGAATGGTTCGAAGTGAACGGAAGATGCCGCCGATGCCAACCGTATCAGCAATCGTTTGTCTTAACCCATATTTTTTAGGAATCTCAAAATCAATGACAGTACTAGGCTGATAGCCTCCAACCTGGATGGCATTGATGACATATTTCGCATTCTTTAAGGCTTCTTTACGATTGTGATAGGACTGAATCGTCACATTTGCAGCGTAGTTTTCTTTTAAGTGCCGCAGCATCGTTTCTGATTCTTTCAGCCGGTTGTGGTCGATATCATATAATGCGAATTCAAAGCCGGCAAGTGCGGGGACGAACAGACAATCTCCTAATATATTTTTAGCAAAGACGGTACTCCCTGCACCGATAAATGTAATTTTAGACATAGACGACTCTCCTTTTTACAAATGTTGGATTACCCTTTGACAGAGCCTTGGGAAAGCCCTGCAATAAAATATTTTTGCAAAAGTAAAAACATCGTGACCATTGGCAGCATCGCTATGAGAGCGGCGGCGCCAACAAGCTGGAGCTGATGCTGATTTTGACCAAAAAAATTGGATAAGGCGACAGTGAGTGTATGCATCTCTTTATCTTGCAAAAAGAAGATGGCAAATTGATAGTCGTTCCAAATATACACACAGGCAATGATTAAAACAGAAGCGGTAATTGGCTTCAGCAGCGGAAAAACGATGGTGAAAAAAACTCTGAGTGTCCCCGCTCCATCAATACGAGCTGCTTCTTCAAGCTCCTTCGGAATGGTCGAGCGGATAAAACCTGCGTATAAAAAAATCGTCAGCGGCAAAAAAGCGGCTACATTGTTTAAAATAGCGATCTGATAGGTGTTCATCATCCCGATTTGAACGACCATTTTATATAGTGGAACGAGGGCTGTGAGCGGCGGAATGACCATAATCGCAATGAATAAAAGATACACCGCTTTATTGAGCTTTGTCACCCTTCTTGCGAGCGGATAGGCTGCAAGAGATCCAAGAATGATGAGTAATACCGCCGAGCTGAACGTAATGATCACTGTATTCAAAAAGGACTGGCCAAGCTGTGCCTCTGTCCATGCAATGCGAAAGTTTTCAAAATGGAGTGTTGATGGAAACAGCCATTTTGAGCTGAAATCTCCTATGCCCTTTAGTGATGTCGTTACCAAAATATAAAATGGAATCAAATGAAGCAATGTAATCAATAGCGCCAGTAAGGAGTACCATCTTTTCTTGCGTTTATAGGCGTTATCCATCACACCTCGGTCTCCTTTCGTCTGAAATAGATCAGTGCTGTAACACTAATGACAAGGATGATGACTGCCATGAAAACACCTTGCGTCGCTGCATAGCCTGCATCCTGACGTTTGAAATATAGATCATACATAAAGGTCGACATCGATTGTGAGGAATCTCCAGGTCCGCCGCCAGTGAGTGCTACAATGACATCGAACAGCTTGAGTCCGCCAATGACATTGAGCACAACATTAATGGTGATGGACGGCATTAAAAGCGGCAATGTGATCTGCCTGAATTGCTGGAGGCTTGACGCGCCATCTAATTGTGCCGCTTCATAGTAATCCTT encodes:
- a CDS encoding alpha-glucosidase/alpha-galactosidase; the encoded protein is MSKITFIGAGSTVFAKNILGDCLFVPALAGFEFALYDIDHNRLKESETMLRHLKENYAANVTIQSYHNRKEALKNAKYVINAIQVGGYQPSTVIDFEIPKKYGLRQTIADTVGIGGIFRSLRTIPVMLDFAKDMEEVCPNALLLNYTNPMATLTGAMLRYTPIQTVGLCHSVQVCTKDLFDSLEMDHEGIEEKIAGINHMAWLLEVKRDGKDLYPEIKRRAKEKQQSRHHDMVRFELMDKFGYYVTESSEHNAEYHPYFIKSRYPELIGQFNIPLDEYPRRCEEQINNWNTMKHDLVGNTQITHTRSKEYGSRIIEAIETNAPFKFGGNVLNTGGLIHNLPEKACVEVPCVADRSGIMPCYVGEIPEQLAGLNRTNISSQLITIEAAISGKKEHIYQAALLDPHTSAELSIDDTIKLCDELIEAHGEMLPNYTEANQYTVSTK
- a CDS encoding carbohydrate ABC transporter permease translates to MDNAYKRKKRWYSLLALLITLLHLIPFYILVTTSLKGIGDFSSKWLFPSTLHFENFRIAWTEAQLGQSFLNTVIITFSSAVLLIILGSLAAYPLARRVTKLNKAVYLLFIAIMVIPPLTALVPLYKMVVQIGMMNTYQIAILNNVAAFLPLTIFLYAGFIRSTIPKELEEAARIDGAGTLRVFFTIVFPLLKPITASVLIIACVYIWNDYQFAIFFLQDKEMHTLTVALSNFFGQNQHQLQLVGAAALIAMLPMVTMFLLLQKYFIAGLSQGSVKG